A single Polycladomyces subterraneus DNA region contains:
- a CDS encoding DUF485 domain-containing protein, whose product MTTDSHGIDWEQIARSPEFRMLMKRKRRFMTWSVVFFSLYYFALPVLTGYFRFLNTPVFGSMNGAYLFALSQFFMAWVLAFLYIRHANRMDRLIEEIICKRKEKAS is encoded by the coding sequence ATGACAACCGACTCACACGGCATCGATTGGGAACAAATCGCCCGTTCACCTGAGTTCCGCATGTTGATGAAACGAAAAAGACGCTTTATGACATGGTCCGTCGTATTTTTCTCTCTTTACTATTTCGCCCTTCCCGTACTCACCGGGTATTTCCGCTTTCTCAACACGCCGGTTTTCGGCTCGATGAACGGTGCTTATCTGTTTGCCCTGTCGCAGTTTTTCATGGCATGGGTATTGGCGTTTCTCTATATTCGCCACGCCAACCGCATGGACCGCCTGATCGAGGAAATCATCTGCAAACGGAAGGAGAAAGCTTCATGA
- the fadH gene encoding 2,4-dienoyl-CoA reductase, translating to MTVENRVVIVTGGSSGIGKGIARVLCEKGYRVAITGRDAEKLERARSEIEKSDGQVLTIPMDVRNVEQVGEMIRRTKESFGQIDGLVNNAAGNFLVKAEELSLNGWKAVIDIVLNGTWYCTQALAKEWIADGTRGSIVNIVATYAWTGAAGVVHSAAAKAGVLAMSRSLAVEWGSRYGIRINCVAPGPIENTGGTEKLIASEQAYRHLLQTIPAKRLGRPEEVGNLVAFLLSPEAEYINGDCVTIDAGFWMTGSRLM from the coding sequence ATGACCGTTGAAAATCGAGTGGTGATCGTCACGGGAGGCAGCAGCGGGATCGGAAAAGGCATTGCTCGCGTTTTGTGTGAAAAGGGGTACCGGGTGGCGATTACCGGCCGAGATGCGGAGAAATTGGAGCGCGCCCGGTCGGAAATTGAAAAAAGCGATGGGCAAGTGCTGACGATCCCGATGGATGTGCGCAACGTGGAGCAAGTGGGGGAGATGATCCGCCGGACCAAGGAGTCATTCGGACAAATCGACGGTTTGGTCAACAACGCGGCAGGCAACTTTTTGGTCAAGGCGGAGGAATTATCGCTGAACGGTTGGAAAGCGGTGATCGACATCGTTTTGAACGGGACGTGGTACTGCACACAAGCGTTAGCCAAAGAGTGGATTGCCGATGGTACCCGCGGCTCCATCGTCAATATCGTGGCCACTTATGCGTGGACCGGTGCGGCGGGGGTGGTCCATTCCGCGGCAGCCAAAGCGGGGGTATTGGCCATGAGCCGGTCGCTCGCGGTGGAATGGGGGAGCCGTTATGGAATCCGTATCAATTGCGTGGCACCGGGTCCGATTGAAAACACAGGAGGAACGGAGAAACTGATCGCTTCTGAGCAAGCTTACCGCCACTTGCTCCAAACCATCCCGGCCAAACGGCTCGGCCGACCCGAAGAAGTGGGGAATCTGGTAGCGTTTTTGCTTTCGCCTGAAGCGGAATACATCAATGGCGATTGTGTGACGATTGATGCCGGGTTTTGGATGACCGGCTCCCGGTTGATGTGA
- a CDS encoding electron transfer flavoprotein subunit alpha/FixB family protein has translation MTEKKKAAQPEDMPDWSEYRGVLVVVEQRDGVAKSVSWQLLGIGRKLAAKLEVETIALVMGHRVGHLAEEAIQRGADKVYICDDPVLSVYRTRPYSRVCLQLIRDIKPEIVLMGATYTGRDLAGAIATHLPTGLTADTTQLDVEPHPSRLLLASRPAFSEKMVATILCKQYRPQMATARAGVFEALPRDPSRKGEIIPITCEMKEEEIAARVLDFIQDEKRVNLEDADVIVAGGRGLGGPGPFRLLKELADALGGVVGASRAAVDAGWIGHEHQVGQTGHTVRPKLYIAVGISGAVQHLVGMQNADVIVAINKDPDAPIFKVAHFGVVGDLFQIVPALTEEVKKRRGLPFLKTEKNDPVAAR, from the coding sequence ATGACGGAAAAGAAAAAAGCGGCTCAACCGGAAGACATGCCAGACTGGTCTGAATACCGCGGGGTGTTGGTAGTGGTTGAGCAGCGGGACGGCGTTGCCAAAAGCGTGTCGTGGCAACTTCTGGGCATCGGCCGGAAGCTAGCGGCGAAGCTGGAGGTGGAAACCATCGCACTGGTGATGGGCCACCGGGTGGGCCATCTAGCAGAAGAGGCAATCCAACGGGGAGCCGATAAGGTGTACATCTGTGACGATCCCGTGCTGTCCGTCTACCGAACCCGCCCCTACAGCCGCGTCTGCCTGCAACTGATCCGGGACATCAAGCCGGAGATCGTGCTGATGGGTGCCACCTACACCGGACGCGACCTGGCCGGAGCGATCGCCACCCACTTACCGACGGGACTGACGGCGGATACCACCCAGTTGGACGTGGAACCCCATCCCAGCCGGTTGTTGCTGGCCAGCCGCCCCGCTTTCTCAGAGAAAATGGTCGCCACCATTTTGTGTAAGCAGTACCGCCCGCAGATGGCGACCGCCCGGGCAGGCGTGTTTGAAGCCCTGCCGCGCGACCCGTCTCGCAAGGGGGAGATCATCCCGATTACCTGCGAGATGAAGGAGGAGGAAATCGCGGCAAGGGTGTTGGACTTCATCCAGGATGAAAAGCGGGTCAATCTGGAAGACGCCGATGTGATCGTCGCAGGCGGTCGCGGATTGGGTGGTCCCGGACCGTTCCGCCTGTTAAAGGAACTGGCTGACGCATTGGGCGGCGTGGTGGGTGCATCCAGGGCAGCAGTGGATGCCGGCTGGATCGGCCATGAGCATCAGGTGGGGCAGACCGGACACACGGTACGTCCCAAATTGTACATCGCCGTGGGGATTTCTGGTGCGGTACAGCACTTGGTGGGGATGCAGAACGCCGACGTGATTGTGGCCATCAACAAGGATCCTGATGCACCCATTTTCAAAGTGGCCCACTTCGGGGTTGTGGGGGATCTGTTTCAGATTGTCCCCGCTTTGACGGAAGAAGTGAAAAAACGGAGAGGACTTCCTTTTTTGAAAACGGAAAAAAATGACCCGGTCGCGGCGCGTTAA
- a CDS encoding NUDIX hydrolase: MREMIVWRNEGKRFQCRAAGVAIHQGRVLVHKEKGQSHCSLPGGRVEWGESIVDALRREMQEELCVEVTVERLGWIIENFFTFEGEAYHEIGFYYLMRLPGDTPFLDEAAPFSMAETHLLFRWAPLSQLENEAFYPICLREGIRELRDGVVHFIERENQIIQRC; this comes from the coding sequence ATGCGGGAGATGATCGTTTGGAGGAATGAGGGAAAGCGGTTTCAATGTCGTGCGGCGGGAGTGGCCATTCACCAGGGACGCGTGCTGGTTCACAAAGAAAAGGGTCAATCCCATTGTTCCCTGCCCGGCGGCAGGGTTGAGTGGGGCGAGTCCATCGTCGATGCGCTTCGTCGGGAGATGCAGGAAGAGTTATGTGTAGAAGTGACAGTGGAACGATTGGGATGGATCATCGAAAATTTCTTCACGTTTGAGGGAGAAGCGTATCACGAGATAGGGTTTTACTATCTGATGCGGTTACCCGGTGACACGCCTTTTCTGGATGAAGCCGCACCCTTTTCCATGGCGGAAACTCATCTGTTGTTTCGTTGGGCGCCCCTTTCGCAGCTCGAAAATGAAGCATTTTATCCGATCTGTTTGCGAGAAGGGATAAGAGAGTTGCGTGATGGCGTGGTCCATTTCATTGAAAGAGAAAACCAAATCATACAACGGTGCTGA
- a CDS encoding PIG-L deacetylase family protein produces the protein MKPKHRRQRKLIGILLTLAVVASAIIYRPVLADWWMAFQPARFSQLKLGDRILIAAPHPDDETIATGGVIQRALRQGKRVIVVWMTTGDGYRLAVERDFGILRPLPANYRELGLLRHRETLQAGHRLGLKNGEMLFLGFPDGGTRALWTDHWDFTHPYQALNGSAKVPYSFAYAPGVPYCGEQAVREWVELIRRYRPTDVFYPDPNDNHPDHWGTGAFVQYALAQLRLPVKEWTYLVHRGDYPQPWLYDPYLKLHPPYLFHNEGTKWVEEQVDKEEEVRKNAALHQYASQEKVLGWFLEAFVRKDEVFGQYPKPYIQMIRGGLSGGKWLFRDPENGVWHRWLHPDGDIEQVGMMDDTERVWFGLQTAAPISQRMRYTIHARLFAADGVRRLDWSVSEGHLQAERLAFNSLSLPKGNLVRIHGNEMWVGVPRFLFQGVDQIFLSTESEEGGRQIDRTGWRMVRYRGG, from the coding sequence ATGAAGCCAAAACATCGGCGGCAAAGAAAACTGATCGGAATTCTCCTCACTCTGGCGGTAGTGGCGTCTGCCATCATCTACCGCCCGGTCCTGGCGGATTGGTGGATGGCTTTTCAACCGGCACGCTTTTCTCAGTTGAAGCTGGGAGATCGAATATTGATCGCAGCACCGCATCCCGACGATGAAACGATTGCAACGGGAGGTGTGATTCAGCGGGCACTCCGACAAGGGAAGCGGGTCATCGTGGTGTGGATGACCACCGGTGACGGCTATCGATTGGCAGTGGAACGGGATTTTGGCATTCTCCGACCATTGCCGGCCAACTATCGGGAATTGGGCTTGCTTCGCCATCGGGAGACATTGCAGGCCGGACACCGGTTGGGCTTGAAAAACGGGGAGATGCTGTTTTTGGGATTTCCCGACGGAGGAACTCGTGCCTTGTGGACCGATCACTGGGACTTCACACATCCCTATCAAGCTCTGAACGGGTCGGCCAAAGTGCCGTATTCGTTTGCATATGCGCCCGGTGTTCCTTATTGTGGCGAACAGGCCGTGCGGGAATGGGTGGAACTGATTCGCCGATACCGTCCTACGGACGTGTTTTATCCAGATCCCAATGATAATCATCCCGATCACTGGGGAACGGGGGCCTTTGTGCAGTATGCCTTGGCACAATTGCGCTTGCCGGTAAAAGAGTGGACGTACCTGGTGCATCGGGGTGATTACCCTCAACCGTGGCTGTACGACCCCTATCTGAAACTGCACCCGCCCTATTTGTTTCACAACGAAGGAACCAAATGGGTGGAGGAGCAGGTTGATAAGGAGGAGGAAGTTCGGAAAAACGCGGCTCTGCATCAATATGCCTCTCAGGAGAAAGTGCTGGGATGGTTTTTGGAGGCGTTTGTCAGGAAAGATGAGGTATTTGGTCAATATCCGAAGCCATACATCCAGATGATCCGTGGAGGGCTTAGTGGGGGAAAATGGCTGTTTCGTGACCCGGAGAACGGTGTGTGGCACCGCTGGTTGCATCCGGACGGAGATATCGAGCAGGTGGGCATGATGGACGACACGGAAAGGGTGTGGTTCGGTCTGCAAACAGCCGCTCCCATTTCACAGCGTATGCGCTATACGATTCATGCCCGGCTGTTTGCTGCCGATGGCGTCAGGCGGTTGGATTGGTCCGTCTCGGAAGGCCATTTGCAAGCGGAGCGTTTGGCATTTAATAGCCTGTCTTTGCCGAAGGGGAACCTTGTGCGGATTCACGGCAATGAAATGTGGGTGGGCGTACCCCGGTTCCTATTTCAAGGCGTGGACCAAATCTTCCTTTCCACTGAGAGCGAAGAGGGTGGCCGCCAGATCGATCGGACTGGTTGGAGGATGGTGCGGTATCGCGGTGGGTAA
- a CDS encoding LysE family translocator, which yields MFLQVFLIGLLGAISPGPDFVVVTRNSLSYGARIGIATAFGIATALAIHIAYTVGGYALILKQSPAVFTVIQLAGAAYLAWLGTQAIRSRPATETESETAEGNGEDTETKSGWQGFREGFLCNALNPKAALYFLGIFSQFLRPGDPQWYYWMYGLENIVAVGGWFIVLAVIISSPRFRKGYHRYRHWTDRLLGAVLLFFAVRILWLAVSQWS from the coding sequence ATGTTTCTCCAAGTCTTTCTCATTGGTTTGCTGGGTGCGATTTCACCCGGACCGGACTTTGTCGTCGTAACGCGTAACAGTTTGAGCTACGGGGCACGGATCGGAATTGCCACGGCATTCGGTATCGCAACGGCGCTGGCCATCCATATCGCCTATACCGTTGGTGGATATGCACTCATCTTAAAGCAATCGCCCGCCGTGTTCACCGTGATTCAACTGGCCGGAGCGGCTTACTTGGCATGGTTGGGTACGCAAGCGATCCGTTCCCGCCCTGCCACTGAAACGGAATCGGAAACAGCGGAAGGAAACGGAGAAGACACCGAAACCAAAAGCGGTTGGCAAGGTTTTCGAGAAGGCTTTTTGTGCAATGCACTCAACCCAAAAGCGGCACTCTATTTTTTGGGGATTTTCTCCCAGTTTTTACGGCCGGGAGATCCGCAATGGTACTACTGGATGTACGGATTGGAAAATATCGTAGCGGTAGGGGGATGGTTTATCGTGTTGGCCGTCATTATCTCCTCCCCCCGCTTCCGCAAGGGGTATCATCGGTATCGTCATTGGACCGATCGATTGTTGGGAGCTGTACTCCTCTTTTTCGCAGTGCGAATCTTGTGGTTGGCCGTCAGCCAATGGAGTTGA
- a CDS encoding glycoside hydrolase family 3 protein, translating to MNVRRSVALWMIGSLVLSLFSFPVFAAQSDRASDPVSLLKQMSLEEKVGQMIMVGFYGSEPNADIERLIRDAHAGGVILFAYSQNVVDPVQTAHLTNGLQSLAQETRLGVPLLISTDQEGGVVARLTTGATEWAGNMALGATRKADYAYQAAKMTGEELRAVGINMNLAPDLDVNVNPANPVIGVRSFGENPQLVADMGTAAIHGYQENVIATGKHFPGHGDTDVDSHLGLPVINKSREELEKVELVPFKRAIAEGIDAIMTAHIHVPALDDTPDLPATLSRPILTGLLRQELGFRGLIITDAMTMAGVANYFGGVPKAAVKAVQAGADILLLTPALKTDEQMAVYQAVLEAARKGEIPAEQIDQSVLRILKVKAKYGLFEHHFVDPADIPDHVATEKHLRTSMKIARSSITLVKNENNLLPLHLKPEQKLGIISQFSLIDRVHPYHANATEIYHSQVNPSDADIQAAVDMAKTQDVLLVGTYNATANPQQVKLVKALQELHKPMVVIAFRNPYDIQAFPDVPAYLAAYGFRSVSLQAAVETVFGDNQPKGRLPVTIPGLYPYGHGLRYDWDGTDETSDQLSTSQMDANSSKEVQLQEQDSSK from the coding sequence GTGAACGTTCGGCGATCTGTGGCGTTATGGATGATTGGGAGTTTGGTGTTGTCGCTATTCTCGTTCCCCGTGTTTGCTGCACAATCAGATCGAGCCTCGGACCCTGTTTCGCTGTTGAAACAAATGAGCTTGGAAGAAAAAGTGGGCCAGATGATAATGGTGGGGTTTTACGGCAGTGAGCCCAATGCGGACATCGAGCGGCTGATCCGGGATGCCCATGCTGGCGGCGTGATTTTATTCGCCTACAGCCAAAACGTGGTGGATCCGGTACAGACAGCCCACCTGACCAACGGCTTGCAATCGTTGGCGCAAGAAACGCGCCTGGGTGTGCCGCTCTTGATTTCCACCGACCAGGAGGGCGGCGTTGTGGCCAGACTGACGACCGGTGCCACCGAATGGGCCGGTAATATGGCGCTGGGTGCGACGCGGAAAGCCGATTACGCCTACCAAGCGGCCAAGATGACCGGTGAAGAACTACGCGCCGTCGGAATCAACATGAACTTGGCTCCTGATTTGGACGTCAATGTCAACCCGGCCAATCCCGTCATCGGGGTCCGCTCCTTTGGAGAGAACCCCCAACTGGTGGCGGACATGGGAACGGCAGCGATTCACGGATATCAGGAGAACGTGATCGCGACCGGGAAACACTTTCCCGGACACGGGGACACCGATGTCGATTCCCATTTGGGATTACCGGTGATCAACAAGAGCCGGGAAGAATTGGAGAAAGTGGAGCTGGTGCCATTTAAACGGGCGATTGCCGAAGGAATCGATGCCATCATGACAGCACACATCCACGTCCCCGCTTTGGATGACACGCCCGATCTGCCTGCTACTTTGTCCCGCCCCATCTTGACCGGCCTGTTGCGACAGGAGCTGGGCTTTCGGGGGTTGATCATCACTGACGCGATGACGATGGCGGGTGTGGCCAACTATTTCGGAGGTGTACCCAAAGCGGCAGTAAAAGCGGTACAGGCCGGAGCGGACATCCTCCTGCTCACGCCGGCGCTGAAGACGGACGAGCAGATGGCGGTGTACCAAGCGGTACTGGAGGCGGCCCGAAAAGGGGAGATTCCCGCGGAGCAAATCGATCAATCGGTGTTGCGCATCTTGAAGGTCAAAGCGAAATACGGATTGTTTGAACATCACTTCGTCGATCCGGCTGATATTCCTGATCATGTCGCAACGGAGAAGCACCTGCGCACCTCGATGAAAATTGCTCGGTCTTCAATCACGCTGGTCAAAAATGAGAACAATCTGTTGCCGCTTCACTTAAAACCGGAACAGAAACTGGGGATCATCAGCCAGTTCTCCCTAATCGATCGTGTTCATCCGTACCACGCTAATGCGACGGAAATCTACCATAGCCAAGTCAATCCTTCCGATGCGGATATTCAAGCAGCGGTGGACATGGCCAAAACACAGGATGTATTGCTGGTCGGAACCTACAATGCGACTGCCAACCCGCAACAGGTGAAACTGGTGAAAGCGCTCCAAGAATTGCACAAGCCGATGGTCGTGATCGCGTTCCGCAATCCGTACGACATCCAGGCGTTCCCTGATGTGCCTGCCTATCTCGCCGCATACGGCTTCCGCTCTGTATCGCTCCAGGCGGCGGTGGAAACGGTGTTCGGGGATAACCAACCGAAAGGGCGGTTGCCTGTCACCATTCCGGGTTTGTACCCCTACGGCCACGGATTGCGTTACGATTGGGACGGTACGGATGAGACATCCGACCAACTCTCTACAAGTCAGATGGATGCCAACAGTTCAAAGGAAGTTCAACTGCAAGAGCAGGACAGCTCAAAATAA
- a CDS encoding electron transfer flavoprotein subunit beta/FixA family protein, producing the protein MLHIVCCVKQVPDSREIRIDPKTNTLIRQGVPAIANFYDMHGLEEALRIKDQYGARITVVCMGPPPAEKTLKQCISLGADEAVLVTDRRFAGADTLATSYVLAKAIQKIGEEWGPVDLVFCGKQTLDGDTGQVGPGIACRLDLEQLTYVEKVVGIDLEKRTITVHRHLEDGLEVVETRLPALLTALKELNKVRRASMPGMLRAARFKPVIWTVDDFPDMDKKQIGLKGSPTIVAKTWVPEQKPTNGEVVKDQSPQEAAAFLADRLWSTDLPDKLGWNQQSEEVSA; encoded by the coding sequence ATGCTGCACATCGTCTGTTGTGTGAAGCAGGTGCCGGACAGCAGGGAGATCCGGATCGATCCCAAGACCAATACGCTGATCCGGCAGGGGGTTCCGGCTATCGCCAACTTTTACGACATGCACGGGCTGGAAGAGGCACTACGCATCAAAGATCAATATGGCGCCCGCATCACCGTAGTTTGTATGGGGCCACCGCCGGCGGAGAAAACGCTGAAACAATGTATTTCCCTCGGAGCCGACGAGGCTGTTTTGGTGACGGACCGCCGGTTTGCCGGGGCGGATACGCTGGCCACCTCCTACGTGTTGGCCAAAGCGATTCAAAAGATCGGGGAAGAGTGGGGTCCCGTCGATCTGGTGTTTTGCGGAAAACAAACGTTGGATGGCGACACCGGACAAGTGGGACCGGGAATCGCCTGCCGTCTGGATTTGGAACAGTTGACGTATGTGGAAAAAGTAGTGGGCATCGATCTGGAGAAACGAACCATCACGGTTCATCGTCACCTGGAAGACGGTTTGGAAGTGGTGGAAACCCGTTTGCCGGCGCTGTTGACGGCGCTCAAGGAGTTGAACAAGGTGCGCCGTGCGAGCATGCCGGGCATGCTCAGGGCAGCACGGTTTAAGCCGGTGATCTGGACGGTGGATGATTTTCCGGACATGGACAAAAAGCAAATTGGGCTGAAAGGCTCCCCCACGATCGTTGCCAAGACATGGGTGCCTGAACAAAAGCCCACCAACGGGGAAGTCGTAAAAGATCAATCACCGCAGGAAGCGGCTGCATTCCTGGCTGATCGGCTGTGGTCGACGGATTTGCCCGATAAATTGGGATGGAACCAACAGTCGGAGGAGGTGTCGGCATGA
- a CDS encoding endonuclease/exonuclease/phosphatase family protein translates to MRIGLVIMCLYGMVMALPTTAGAKEEHSRPLHVVTYNIQHGANHHGQLDLETIAENLQSSEADVITLQEVDKHWSERSRFVDEAAWLGERLGMQVRFAPIYSLDPLREGEPRREYGLAILSRYPIVSFENHELSRISSQEPDKGVQKLPGFPEAVINVRGVKVHVFSTHLSLNPDVRMLETEEMLEIIHRREGPVILTGDMNAEPGSPEMKRLSAEMTDAFAVGGDGAGWTYPVPAPVKRIDDVFVSSDVRVESCEVLPVEGSDHYPVSARLSVEKSE, encoded by the coding sequence TTGCGTATTGGGCTGGTGATCATGTGTCTGTACGGAATGGTCATGGCCTTACCGACGACGGCGGGGGCTAAAGAGGAACACTCACGACCACTTCATGTCGTCACGTACAATATCCAGCACGGGGCCAATCACCACGGACAGCTGGATTTGGAAACCATTGCGGAAAACTTGCAGTCCAGTGAGGCGGACGTGATCACCTTGCAGGAGGTGGACAAGCACTGGTCGGAGCGGAGCCGGTTTGTGGATGAGGCGGCGTGGCTGGGGGAACGGCTGGGGATGCAAGTGAGGTTTGCGCCCATTTATTCTCTCGATCCTCTTCGCGAGGGCGAGCCGCGGCGAGAGTATGGATTGGCCATATTGAGCCGTTATCCAATCGTCTCCTTTGAAAACCACGAATTGTCCCGTATCAGTTCACAGGAACCGGACAAAGGGGTGCAGAAACTACCAGGATTTCCGGAGGCGGTCATCAATGTCCGTGGTGTGAAGGTGCATGTCTTTTCCACCCATTTGTCGTTGAATCCAGACGTGCGTATGTTGGAAACAGAAGAGATGCTGGAAATCATTCACCGGAGAGAAGGTCCCGTCATTTTGACCGGAGATATGAATGCAGAACCAGGGTCGCCGGAAATGAAACGGTTGAGCGCAGAAATGACGGATGCCTTTGCGGTGGGGGGAGACGGCGCTGGTTGGACGTATCCAGTTCCCGCACCGGTGAAGCGGATCGATGATGTGTTTGTGTCGTCTGACGTGCGGGTGGAATCCTGTGAAGTGTTGCCGGTGGAGGGCTCGGATCATTATCCCGTGTCGGCCCGTCTGTCCGTCGAAAAAAGTGAATGA
- a CDS encoding solute symporter family protein, protein MNTVAFTLFALIMLLTLGITYWASKRTQTTTDFYAAGRSISGWQNGIAISGDYMSAASFLGIAGLIALNGFDGFLYSVGWLVAYLVVLIVVAEPLRNTGRYTLADMLAYRLKAKPVRSAAALSTMAISTFYMIAQLVGAGGIIKLLLGLQYEVSIILIGVLMILYVAFGGMLATTWVQIIKAVLLMTGTILLGLLVLSHFSFSIVEIFNQVSAKYGQSFLEPGKLYKNPLDNLSLGLALLAGTAGLPHILIRFYTVPNAKEARTSVAWAMVIIGSFYIMTTFLGFGAALLVGQEKIKAADKAGNMAAPLLADALGGNFFLAFISAVAFATILAVVAGLVISAAGAFAHDFYFNVLRGGQVTEREQMRVAKWASIGVGVVAIILALLAKEQNVAFLVALAFAVAASANLPVIVFSLFWKRFNTTGAVSGILTGLISSILLVLVSPNLMEPDQALFPLKNPAILSVPLGMLGAVLGTLLSREPEAERNFNELYVRSQTGIGAE, encoded by the coding sequence ATGAATACCGTGGCATTCACCTTATTCGCCTTGATCATGCTGTTGACGCTGGGCATCACGTATTGGGCATCGAAACGGACGCAAACCACCACCGACTTTTACGCGGCCGGCCGCTCCATCTCCGGTTGGCAAAATGGTATCGCGATCTCCGGAGATTATATGAGCGCCGCCTCGTTCCTAGGGATTGCCGGGCTGATCGCTTTGAACGGATTTGATGGATTTCTGTACTCGGTCGGTTGGCTGGTGGCCTATCTCGTTGTGTTGATCGTCGTGGCCGAACCGTTGCGCAACACCGGACGCTACACATTGGCGGACATGCTGGCGTACCGGTTGAAAGCAAAACCGGTTCGATCCGCGGCAGCACTTTCCACGATGGCCATTTCCACCTTTTATATGATTGCCCAATTGGTCGGTGCGGGCGGAATTATCAAACTTTTGCTCGGGCTGCAATATGAGGTGTCCATCATCCTCATCGGCGTGTTGATGATCCTGTACGTCGCATTCGGCGGGATGCTGGCCACGACATGGGTGCAGATCATCAAAGCTGTGCTCCTCATGACCGGAACCATCTTGCTCGGCCTGCTGGTTCTCAGCCATTTCAGCTTCAGCATCGTGGAGATATTTAACCAAGTGTCAGCCAAATACGGGCAATCGTTTTTGGAACCCGGAAAACTGTACAAAAACCCGCTGGATAACCTTTCACTCGGATTGGCCCTGCTCGCCGGAACGGCGGGACTGCCCCACATCCTGATCCGCTTCTATACCGTCCCCAACGCCAAAGAAGCCCGTACTTCCGTCGCATGGGCAATGGTCATCATCGGTTCTTTCTATATCATGACGACCTTCCTTGGATTCGGTGCAGCACTGCTGGTCGGTCAGGAAAAGATCAAGGCCGCAGACAAGGCCGGAAACATGGCTGCTCCTCTGCTGGCAGATGCGTTGGGCGGCAACTTCTTCCTCGCGTTTATCTCCGCCGTGGCTTTTGCAACCATTCTGGCCGTCGTAGCCGGGTTGGTGATCTCGGCCGCCGGAGCGTTCGCCCATGATTTCTATTTCAATGTGTTGCGCGGCGGGCAAGTGACGGAACGGGAGCAAATGCGCGTGGCGAAATGGGCTTCCATCGGCGTAGGGGTGGTAGCGATCATCCTGGCACTGCTCGCCAAAGAACAAAACGTCGCCTTTTTGGTGGCGTTGGCATTTGCCGTGGCCGCCAGTGCCAACCTGCCCGTCATCGTGTTCAGCCTTTTTTGGAAGCGCTTCAACACTACGGGGGCTGTATCCGGGATCCTCACCGGGTTGATCAGTTCCATCCTACTCGTATTGGTCAGTCCAAACCTGATGGAACCTGATCAAGCCCTGTTCCCGCTGAAAAATCCGGCGATCCTGTCCGTACCGCTCGGTATGCTCGGCGCCGTATTGGGCACGCTCTTATCCCGCGAACCGGAAGCCGAGCGGAATTTTAACGAACTGTACGTGCGATCCCAGACGGGGATTGGTGCGGAATAG